A window of the Choloepus didactylus isolate mChoDid1 chromosome 11, mChoDid1.pri, whole genome shotgun sequence genome harbors these coding sequences:
- the LOC119506116 gene encoding Krueppel-like factor 3, whose amino-acid sequence MLMFDPVPVKQEAMDPVSVSYPSNYMEPMKPNKYGVIYSTPLPDKFFQTSEGLSHGIQMEPVDLTVNKRSSPHSAGSSPSSLKFPSSHRRASPGLSMPSSSPPMKKYSPPPPGVQPFGVPLSMPPVMAAALSRHGIRSPGILPVIQPVVVQPVPFMYTSHLQQPLMVSLSEEMENSNSSMQVPVIESYEKPILQKKIKIEPGIEPQRTDYYPEEMSPPLMNSVSPPQALLQENHPSVIVQPGKRPLPVESPDTQRKRRIHRCDYDGCNKVYTKSSHLKAHRRTHTGEKPYKCTWEGCTWKFARSDELTRHFRKHTGIKPFQCPDCDRSFSRSDHLALHRKRHMLV is encoded by the coding sequence ATGCTCATGTTTGACCCAGTCCCTGTTAAGCAAGAGGCCATGGACCCTGTCTCGGTGTCATACCCATCTAATTACATGGAGCCTATGAAGCCCAACAAGTACGGAGTCATTTACTCCACACCATTGCCGGACAAGTTCTTTCAGACTTCGGAAGGCCTCTCGCACGGAATACAGATGGAGCCAGTGGACCTCACGGTGAACAAGCGGAGTTCGCCACATTCGGCCGGGAGCTCCCCGTCCTCGCTGAAATTCCCGTCATCGCACAGGCGAGCCTCCCCCGGGCTGAGCATGCCCTCGTCGAGCCCACCGATGAAGAAGTACTCGCCCCCTCCACCTGGGGTGCAGCCCTTTGGCGTGCCGCTCTCCATGCCACCAGTCATGGCTGCCGCCCTCTCCCGGCACGGAATACGAAGCCCAGGGATACTGCCGGTCATACAGCCTGTCGTGGTGCAGCCCGTCCCATTTATGTACACCAGCCACCTCCAGCAGCCGCTCATGGTCTCCTTGTCGGAGGAGATGGAGAATTCAAACAGTAGCATGCAAGTACCAGTAATTGAATCGTATGAGAAGCctatattacagaaaaaaattaaaatagaacctGGGATTGAACCACAGAGAACAGATTATTATCCTGAAGAAATGTCACCCCCTTTAATGAACTCAGTGTCCCCCCCGCAAGCGTTGTTGCAAGAGAATCACCCTTCAGTCATTGTACAGCCCGGGAAGAGACCTTTACCTGTGGAATCTCCAGACACCCAAAGGAAACGGAGGATACACAGATGCGATTATGATGGATGCAACAAAGTCTACACTAAAAGCTCTCACTTGAAAGCACACAGAAGAACACATACAGGAGAAAAACCCTACAAATGTACATGGGAAGGATGCACATGGAAGTTTGCTCGGTCTGATGAACTAACAAGACATTTCCGAAAACATACTGGAATCAAACCTTTCCAGTGTCCAGACTGTGACCGCAGCTTCTCCCGATCTGACCATCTTGCCCTACATAGGAAACGCCACATGCTAGTTTGA